The DNA segment CGCATTGACCCTGGTCACGGCGGTGGGACAGGAGATTCCCGTCACGGGGACCTCCTTCACCATTGGCCGGCAGTTCGACTGTCATTACCGGCCTGACTCCGTGCAGGTCTCGCGCCGGCACACCCTGCTGCTCCACGAACCGGAGGGTTGGTTCGTGGAGGACATGGGCTCCGCGATGGGGACCTTCCACAACGAGCGTCCCCTCACCCACCGCCAGCGGCTGACCGATGGCGACGAGCTCAGGGTCGCGGACGTCAAGCTCCGGATCCGGCTTCGCTAGCGCCGGAGCACCTGGAGTCCGTCCGCGGAAGTCCGCGCACGCGCGTCTACCG comes from the Corallococcus macrosporus genome and includes:
- a CDS encoding FHA domain-containing protein; this encodes MPQTPAPKSVALTLVTAVGQEIPVTGTSFTIGRQFDCHYRPDSVQVSRRHTLLLHEPEGWFVEDMGSAMGTFHNERPLTHRQRLTDGDELRVADVKLRIRLR